TTCCGAAGCGGACTTTCTCCGCGCACGGAATCGTTTCGACGAGCAGCTCGGCGACTTCGAGCTCCAGCGGATGGGGCAGTGAAAAGGTCGTCCCGTCCTTGATCTGGCGCATCACGGCTTCGCTTACGGCCGGATAATCGTGTCCAAGGATGATCGGCCCCAGCGCCATCGGGTAGTCGATGTACTCGTTCCCGTCCACGTCCCAGACGTGGCTGCCCTTGCCGCGCGCGAGAAACACCGGCGCCGTCCCTTGCGTGAACTGTGTCGGCCCCTTGCTGAAGGTCTGCGTGCACGACGGGATCAGCCGATCGGCTTTTTCTTTCAACTGATAAGAAATCTTGACGCTCCGCTCGTGCGGGGCGCTCGGCGGCTCTTGGGCCAGCGTTTTGTAGTATCCCTCGTTGCGGATGAATCCGCCGTTGATGGCCTCAAGCTCCGGTTCCGCGTCGAGGAGCTTGAGGATTTCAGCGAGGCCGAAGAACGGCCGCCGCTCGGACCACAGGCGCTCGTAGACGGCGCGGATGAATGCAAGATCTTCGGGCTCGTCTACCGTCCAGCGGAGGTTGCGCGGCGAGAGATCGACGCCGTTCTCGACGTTCTTCACGCGAAACAAGCCCGAGGTCTGCATGTACATCGAAACGTGCTCGCGGTCGGCCGCGCGCCGCGCCTCGCGCCAGGTCTTCTCCAAAGCGGCGAAGCTGAAGACTTCGACCTCCAGGCCGTCGGGATAGGTGAACACCAGGCCGTTGGTCACGTAGTCGTAGCCGCCCGCCAGATAAACATCCATGACGCGATCGACGACCTCGGGATCGAGCACCGGACAATCGGCGGTGATCCTCACGACCGTTTCGGCGGAAAAATTTTTCGCCGCCTGATAATAGCGGTCGAGCACGTCGCTCTCGTTGCCGCGAAAGCTCGTGATTTCATATTCGGCGCAGAACTCCGCGATCGCGTCGTCGGCCGGCTGTGTCGTGGTCGCGACGACCACTTGATCGACGGCGCGAATCCGGCGCGCTCTTTGAACCAAGTGCCACAGCATCGGGCGGCCGACGATATCGGCCAGCACCTTGCCCGGACAACGGCTCGATCCCATGCGCGCCTGGACGATGGCAACGGTTTTCGGTTTTTCCACGTCGTCAATCTCCCAACTGAATCATCTCGCCGCAGGCGGAAGAGGCTTTCGCCGCCACGGCCACC
The Candidatus Binatia bacterium genome window above contains:
- a CDS encoding aminotransferase class III-fold pyridoxal phosphate-dependent enzyme, with the translated sequence MEKPKTVAIVQARMGSSRCPGKVLADIVGRPMLWHLVQRARRIRAVDQVVVATTTQPADDAIAEFCAEYEITSFRGNESDVLDRYYQAAKNFSAETVVRITADCPVLDPEVVDRVMDVYLAGGYDYVTNGLVFTYPDGLEVEVFSFAALEKTWREARRAADREHVSMYMQTSGLFRVKNVENGVDLSPRNLRWTVDEPEDLAFIRAVYERLWSERRPFFGLAEILKLLDAEPELEAINGGFIRNEGYYKTLAQEPPSAPHERSVKISYQLKEKADRLIPSCTQTFSKGPTQFTQGTAPVFLARGKGSHVWDVDGNEYIDYPMALGPIILGHDYPAVSEAVMRQIKDGTTFSLPHPLELEVAELLVETIPCAEKVRFGKNGSDATTGAVRAARAYTGRDLIACSGYHGWQDWFIGTTTRNRGVPRAVQELTLAFEYNKIETLERIFAEHPGQVAAVIMEPIGVALPRDDFLKKVQQLARREGALLIFDEVVTGFRLALGGAQDFLKVTPDLACFGKALANGYPLSAIVGRRDIMDLFDEVFFSFTFGGEALSLAAAKATIVEMRDKNVIAHLWEQGRRLKDGYNTLAKKFAVADFTECVGLPPRSAAVFRDKSGAESLLLKSIFQQECLKRGVLFSGGHNLCFSHSLGDVDHTLRVYRTAMEILKQAVESGDAARFLQGEPVKPVFRAM